One genomic segment of Alphaproteobacteria bacterium HT1-32 includes these proteins:
- a CDS encoding riboflavin deaminase — translation MLNTALWDDKRPWLDIVASKRTTSGNSALEGNPLLPLYGPLIDCDSRPDSFVMAQLGQSLDGRIATASGHSHYINGRSALIHLHRLRALMDAVIVGVGTALADNPALTVRHATGPSPARIIIDPNSRLTMNEACLTDDRARRIVLRRGSAAHVIDSSGVEIITMPGNDTGALSPPAIITRLAEAGLTRLLVEGGAHTVSAFLAARALDRMHFLVGPMIIGSGPAGLTLPVIETLKEAIRPSMKSYNLPEGDMLIDCAFTGTEGEK, via the coding sequence ATGTTGAACACGGCTCTATGGGACGATAAACGCCCCTGGTTGGACATAGTTGCATCAAAACGAACAACTTCCGGAAACTCTGCTCTGGAAGGCAATCCGCTTTTACCTTTGTATGGCCCGTTGATCGATTGTGACAGCCGCCCTGACAGTTTTGTGATGGCGCAGCTTGGTCAGTCTCTGGACGGTCGCATCGCGACAGCCTCCGGTCATTCGCACTACATAAACGGTCGCTCGGCTTTGATCCACCTCCATCGATTACGCGCATTGATGGATGCAGTAATCGTAGGCGTGGGCACGGCTCTGGCCGATAATCCTGCCCTGACTGTCCGTCACGCGACAGGGCCGTCTCCGGCCAGAATCATCATTGATCCGAACAGCCGGCTGACCATGAACGAGGCCTGTCTGACCGACGACCGCGCACGAAGAATTGTTCTGCGACGGGGGTCCGCCGCCCATGTAATCGACTCGTCAGGGGTCGAAATCATAACCATGCCCGGCAACGATACCGGCGCTTTATCCCCGCCGGCGATTATCACGCGGCTGGCAGAGGCCGGTCTGACACGCCTGCTGGTTGAAGGCGGCGCACATACCGTTTCGGCATTCCTGGCGGCCCGCGCACTGGACCGAATGCATTTCCTGGTCGGCCCCATGATCATCGGCTCCGGCCCGGCGGGGCTTACCCTGCCGGTGATTGAAACGCTGAAAGAGGCTATCCGGCCATCGATGAAATCCTATAACCTGCCCGAAGGTGACATGCTGATAGACTGCGCCTTCACCGGAACCGAGGGAGAGAAATGA
- a CDS encoding cytochrome b, with protein MSDKATGSYTGTAKLLHWVIAFCVIAAIPMGIAMLRVGSGPLQNQLFDLHRSFGALILGLMALRIIWRLFHKPPPLDIELAPAQRFAAGATHILLYVLLLAIPLGGWIGTNMYPAQISVFGLFTLPALTGADREMSETVLWIHGWAGFAVGGLILMHIGAALHHHFIRKDGLLNRMLPGKQTPDQQG; from the coding sequence ATGAGCGACAAGGCAACCGGCAGCTATACCGGCACCGCAAAACTGCTGCACTGGGTTATCGCATTCTGTGTCATCGCTGCCATACCCATGGGCATTGCCATGCTTCGTGTTGGTTCCGGGCCGTTGCAAAACCAGCTGTTCGACCTGCATCGTTCCTTCGGCGCACTCATCCTCGGGCTGATGGCATTACGGATCATCTGGCGGCTGTTCCACAAACCGCCACCCCTTGATATCGAACTTGCCCCGGCACAGCGTTTCGCCGCCGGGGCCACTCACATCCTGCTTTATGTTCTTTTACTGGCGATCCCGCTCGGTGGCTGGATCGGCACCAACATGTACCCGGCGCAGATATCCGTCTTTGGCCTGTTCACCCTGCCCGCACTGACCGGCGCAGACCGTGAAATGTCTGAAACCGTACTCTGGATTCACGGCTGGGCAGGATTCGCTGTCGGCGGGCTGATCCTGATGCATATCGGTGCCGCCCTGCATCACCATTTCATCCGCAAAGACGGCCTGCTGAACCGGATGCTGCCGGGAAAACAGACCCCTGACCAGCAGGGCTGA
- a CDS encoding GNAT family N-acetyltransferase, with translation MNIRPLETTDRAIWESFLDEYAAFYKTTVPEGGHDGVWGWIFDPDNDFWCDLVLADDGTPVGFTQYQLMHRSLSGAMVCYLSDLYVRPAVRGTGAGRALIDHVIEFARSRGISNLRWLTQDYNYAGRRLYDTYTPKSDFILYSLPV, from the coding sequence ATGAACATCAGACCGCTTGAGACCACCGACCGAGCCATCTGGGAGAGTTTTCTCGATGAATATGCGGCGTTCTACAAGACCACCGTTCCGGAGGGCGGGCATGATGGTGTCTGGGGCTGGATATTTGATCCGGACAACGATTTCTGGTGTGACCTTGTGCTGGCGGATGACGGAACCCCGGTGGGCTTTACCCAGTATCAGCTGATGCACCGTTCTCTCAGCGGGGCCATGGTTTGCTATCTCAGTGATCTCTATGTCCGTCCGGCAGTCCGCGGGACCGGTGCCGGGCGTGCGCTGATCGACCATGTGATCGAATTTGCCAGAAGCCGGGGCATTTCAAACCTCCGCTGGCTGACTCAGGATTACAATTATGCCGGTCGGCGTTTGTATGACACCTACACGCCGAAATCGGATTTCATCCTCTACAGTCTGCCGGTCTGA
- a CDS encoding SAM-dependent methyltransferase: MSGFSPEWLALREPADTAARSPEVLAALRQAFADRPSCRICDFGAGTGSSVRALAEHLPARQDWLLVDHDAANINAAVEALSDWADASERQGDDLLLRHGQQILKIGFAVRDLAATGELLPEQVDLVTASALADLTSAAWLDRFVAALGNRQTAVLAGLNYDGVMSFDPADPLDIPVRDAFNRHQGGDKGFGPALGPAAGDYLARQLGLNGFAVTTGDSPWKLDATTRSLMQATLVGIADAAGETGLVDPSELDRWRTLRQAGPKAMTIGHLDVFACHP; this comes from the coding sequence ATGAGCGGATTTTCCCCGGAATGGCTGGCGCTGCGTGAGCCCGCAGATACCGCAGCCCGGTCTCCCGAAGTGCTGGCCGCCCTGCGGCAGGCTTTTGCCGACCGGCCTTCCTGTCGCATCTGTGACTTCGGTGCCGGAACCGGCTCGTCAGTCCGGGCGCTGGCAGAACATTTGCCCGCACGGCAGGACTGGCTGCTGGTCGATCATGATGCCGCGAATATCAATGCTGCTGTCGAGGCTCTTTCAGACTGGGCGGATGCGTCGGAACGTCAGGGCGATGATCTGCTGTTACGGCACGGCCAGCAGATTCTGAAGATCGGTTTTGCGGTGCGTGACCTCGCCGCGACAGGTGAACTGCTGCCGGAACAGGTTGATCTGGTCACGGCGTCGGCGCTGGCTGACCTTACCTCGGCGGCATGGCTGGACCGGTTTGTCGCGGCGCTGGGTAATCGCCAGACGGCCGTGCTTGCCGGTCTGAACTATGACGGGGTGATGTCTTTTGATCCGGCCGACCCGCTGGATATTCCGGTACGCGATGCCTTCAACCGGCATCAGGGCGGAGACAAGGGGTTTGGTCCGGCACTTGGTCCGGCGGCGGGGGATTATCTGGCCCGTCAGCTTGGCCTGAACGGGTTTGCGGTGACCACCGGCGACAGCCCATGGAAGCTGGATGCGACCACCCGCAGTCTGATGCAGGCAACCCTAGTCGGGATTGCCGATGCGGCGGGTGAGACCGGGCTGGTCGATCCGTCTGAACTGGACCGCTGGCGGACCTTACGGCAGGCCGGCCCGAAAGCCATGACCATCGGACATCTGGATGTCTTTGCCTGTCACCCGTGA
- a CDS encoding glycosyltransferase, translated as MAHLIFAVPGDLATLTGGYAYAREIIRCWKAAGHSVQHIPLGDGFPSPSPAVMDEACRRLAATPDGATVLIDGLAYGVLPAAFLQQTRRRWLALVHHPLALETGVDPAQQVILKMSERAALAEASQVIVTSPATARELVTSYAVPEQKVTVALPGVEASGRASGGEGVPLLLSVGTLTRRKGHDVLVAALSELGDLDWQCRFVGSTDRDPEVTESLRRAISRAGLDQRIDIVGEVDGDGLQKEYHQADIFVLASRYEGYGMVFAEAMAHGLPVIACQAGAVPDTVPESAGMLVPVDDAPALAGAVRLLLTDRSRRQVLADGAWQHGQGLARWPDTARIIADIMEQTA; from the coding sequence ATGGCGCATCTGATCTTTGCTGTCCCGGGAGATCTGGCGACCCTGACCGGCGGCTATGCCTATGCACGCGAAATTATCCGCTGCTGGAAAGCTGCCGGGCATTCGGTTCAGCATATCCCGCTCGGTGATGGCTTCCCCAGTCCGTCACCGGCAGTCATGGATGAGGCCTGCCGGCGGCTGGCAGCAACGCCGGACGGGGCGACGGTGCTGATTGATGGTCTGGCCTATGGCGTGCTGCCGGCAGCGTTTTTACAGCAGACGCGACGGCGCTGGCTGGCGCTTGTACATCATCCGCTGGCGCTGGAGACAGGCGTTGATCCGGCGCAGCAGGTGATACTGAAGATGTCAGAACGGGCAGCGCTGGCAGAGGCGTCGCAGGTTATTGTGACCAGCCCGGCGACGGCCCGTGAACTGGTCACCTCCTATGCGGTCCCTGAACAAAAGGTTACGGTGGCCCTGCCGGGGGTTGAAGCCAGCGGCAGGGCATCCGGCGGTGAGGGCGTGCCCCTGCTGTTGTCGGTCGGCACCCTGACCCGTCGCAAGGGCCATGATGTGCTGGTCGCGGCGCTGTCGGAACTGGGGGATCTGGACTGGCAGTGCCGGTTTGTCGGCAGTACCGACCGCGACCCGGAGGTGACGGAGAGTCTGCGCCGGGCGATTTCCCGCGCCGGACTGGACCAGCGGATTGACATCGTCGGCGAGGTTGATGGCGATGGCCTGCAGAAAGAATATCATCAGGCAGATATTTTCGTACTGGCCAGCCGCTATGAAGGTTATGGCATGGTCTTCGCCGAAGCGATGGCGCATGGCCTGCCGGTCATCGCCTGTCAGGCGGGGGCTGTCCCCGATACGGTGCCGGAAAGTGCAGGTATGCTGGTGCCGGTTGATGATGCCCCGGCACTGGCCGGGGCTGTCAGGCTGTTACTGACAGATAGGTCGCGACGACAGGTGCTGGCGGACGGGGCCTGGCAACATGGACAGGGGCTGGCCCGCTGGCCGGATACAGCCAGGATCATCGCAGATATTATGGAGCAGACGGCATGA
- a CDS encoding 6-carboxytetrahydropterin synthase, translated as MYSLTIRDHIMIAHSLPGEAFGPAQNLHGATYVIDVTFYRPELDENEIVVDIGLASDVVKASLGELNYKNLDDLPDFRTKRSTTEVLAKWVFDRMVRCIADGSLGASAKGISRIRTVLNENHLASAAYEADI; from the coding sequence ATGTATTCTCTCACCATTCGCGATCACATCATGATTGCCCACAGCCTGCCGGGTGAAGCCTTCGGCCCGGCGCAGAACCTTCACGGTGCGACCTATGTGATCGATGTGACGTTCTATCGCCCGGAACTCGACGAGAACGAAATCGTTGTCGATATCGGGCTTGCCTCCGATGTGGTGAAAGCCTCCCTCGGTGAACTGAATTACAAGAATCTCGATGACCTGCCTGATTTCCGGACGAAACGTTCGACCACGGAAGTGCTCGCCAAATGGGTCTTTGACCGGATGGTGCGCTGCATTGCTGATGGATCGCTGGGCGCTTCGGCGAAGGGGATTTCGCGGATCAGGACCGTACTGAATGAAAACCATCTCGCCAGCGCCGCCTATGAGGCGGATATCTGA
- a CDS encoding dehydrogenase, which yields MWSGISRGTERLVFEGKVPVAEYSNMRCPAQAGDFPFPVKYGYCAVGVVEAGSDSLVGRTVFALHPHEDRFVAADNALHPLPNRLPARRAVLTANMETALNAVWDSGAGPGDRILVVGAGAVGQMIAFITAGLPGASVSVADPDPGKADAVAILGAEFIGTEPSRDDHDIVFHTSASADGLNLAIGAAGREATVVEVSWYGDRTVDAALGGRFHSHRLRLISTQVGAIPAARAARWDYRRRLQTALGLLCDDRLDCLITAEVAFDDLPARLPEILAPGASGIVTAVRYDGST from the coding sequence ATCTGGAGTGGAATCAGCCGGGGGACCGAGCGTCTTGTCTTTGAGGGCAAGGTGCCTGTCGCGGAATACAGCAATATGCGCTGTCCGGCGCAAGCAGGAGATTTCCCTTTTCCGGTAAAATATGGCTATTGCGCCGTCGGCGTGGTTGAAGCCGGTTCGGATAGTCTGGTCGGGCGTACCGTTTTTGCCCTGCACCCCCATGAAGACCGGTTTGTCGCAGCAGATAACGCCCTGCATCCGTTACCGAATCGCCTGCCTGCCCGGCGTGCCGTGCTGACCGCAAATATGGAAACGGCACTGAATGCGGTCTGGGACTCCGGCGCCGGTCCCGGTGACCGGATTCTGGTGGTTGGTGCAGGTGCCGTCGGACAGATGATTGCCTTCATTACAGCGGGGCTTCCGGGCGCCAGTGTCTCGGTCGCTGATCCTGACCCCGGCAAGGCCGATGCGGTGGCCATCCTAGGGGCTGAATTCATCGGGACAGAGCCCTCGCGTGATGATCACGACATCGTGTTTCATACCAGCGCCAGTGCAGACGGATTAAATCTGGCGATCGGTGCTGCCGGTCGTGAAGCGACAGTGGTGGAGGTCAGCTGGTACGGAGACCGCACCGTCGATGCGGCGCTTGGCGGTCGCTTCCATTCCCACAGATTACGGCTGATCTCCACACAGGTCGGTGCCATTCCGGCTGCGAGAGCCGCACGCTGGGATTACCGCAGGCGGTTGCAGACGGCGCTTGGCCTGCTGTGCGATGACCGGCTTGATTGCCTGATCACGGCTGAAGTCGCCTTTGATGACCTGCCTGCACGCCTGCCGGAAATCCTTGCGCCGGGGGCGTCGGGTATCGTAACAGCCGTCCGATATGACGGATCAACCTGA
- the mdoH gene encoding glucans biosynthesis glucosyltransferase MdoH, with the protein MHISSQIPGPARPAVEVTRPAARYKARRFLMLALTTATIAALSALMLRILGTNGWDWPEYGIFACFFLTLPWLALGFWNSVIGFLISQLTRNPAVYVNPAWADADSNAPIAGRTAIALAIRNEQVDAALDRLEQIKRSVDATGYGHMFWFHVLSDTSNPDVAREEERLIDLWRQRDITPDRIHYRRRTDNTGFKAGNIAEFCDSYGDAYDFFIPLDADSLMSGPAILRLIRCLQAHPEIGLLQGLVVGRPSDSFFTRVFQFGMRHGMRSYTAGSAWWQGDCGPFWGHNAAIRMQAFRDHCQLPVLPGKAPLGGHILSHDQVEAVLMRRAGYECRVVAEEDESFEENPPSLQDFIKRDLRWCQGNMQYLKLLDMPGIKPVSRLQLALAILMYVGAPGWMALIIFGAAQVFMPGGTEPFPATLGLTLFATVMTMTFMPKIMGVLDTLLSPAKRRTYGGAGALLWGTFVELIFSALMAPLIGFAVARFMIGLAFGKRVAWEAQVRVGGGLAWSDALRGLWPQTLAGIAILSVFWWKMPSVLPWAAPIFVAFLCAIPFAVVTALPSLGRASQRAGLCRIPEESVVPAAPLSPVVDTRLSMIKQES; encoded by the coding sequence ATGCACATTTCCAGCCAAATTCCGGGCCCTGCCCGACCTGCTGTTGAGGTAACCCGCCCCGCAGCCCGCTACAAGGCCCGTCGTTTTCTCATGCTCGCGCTGACCACGGCGACCATCGCCGCACTGTCCGCGCTGATGCTCCGGATTCTCGGCACAAACGGCTGGGACTGGCCTGAATATGGCATCTTTGCCTGCTTCTTCCTCACCCTCCCATGGCTTGCCCTCGGGTTCTGGAACTCGGTGATCGGGTTCCTGATTTCCCAACTGACCCGCAATCCGGCGGTCTATGTCAATCCGGCCTGGGCCGATGCCGACAGCAATGCCCCGATTGCCGGGCGCACGGCCATCGCACTCGCCATCCGTAACGAGCAGGTTGATGCCGCCCTCGACCGGCTGGAGCAGATCAAGCGCAGCGTCGATGCCACCGGCTATGGTCATATGTTCTGGTTCCATGTGCTCAGCGACACCTCGAACCCGGATGTTGCACGGGAAGAAGAACGCCTGATCGATCTCTGGCGTCAGCGCGACATAACCCCGGACCGCATTCATTATCGCCGCCGCACCGACAATACCGGCTTCAAGGCAGGCAATATTGCCGAGTTCTGCGACAGTTATGGCGATGCCTATGACTTCTTCATTCCGCTGGATGCGGACAGCCTGATGTCCGGCCCGGCGATCCTGCGCCTGATCCGCTGCCTGCAGGCACATCCGGAAATCGGATTGTTGCAGGGGCTGGTTGTCGGGCGCCCGTCAGACAGTTTCTTTACCCGTGTTTTCCAGTTCGGCATGCGCCACGGCATGCGCTCCTATACCGCCGGCAGCGCCTGGTGGCAGGGCGACTGTGGCCCGTTCTGGGGTCATAACGCCGCCATCCGGATGCAGGCTTTCCGCGATCATTGCCAGCTTCCCGTTCTACCGGGGAAAGCCCCCCTCGGCGGACATATACTGAGCCACGATCAGGTTGAAGCCGTCCTGATGCGGCGTGCCGGCTACGAATGCCGGGTTGTTGCCGAAGAAGACGAAAGCTTCGAAGAAAACCCGCCCTCGCTGCAGGATTTCATCAAACGCGACCTGCGCTGGTGTCAGGGTAACATGCAGTATCTCAAGCTGCTCGACATGCCGGGTATCAAACCGGTCAGCCGTCTTCAGCTGGCGCTGGCAATCCTGATGTATGTGGGTGCTCCCGGCTGGATGGCGCTGATCATCTTCGGTGCCGCACAGGTCTTCATGCCCGGCGGGACCGAACCGTTCCCGGCCACCCTTGGCCTGACCCTGTTTGCCACTGTCATGACCATGACCTTCATGCCAAAGATCATGGGTGTGCTTGATACCCTGCTGTCCCCGGCGAAACGCCGCACTTATGGCGGTGCCGGTGCCCTGCTGTGGGGAACCTTTGTCGAGCTGATCTTCTCGGCCCTGATGGCCCCGCTGATCGGCTTTGCCGTGGCCCGGTTCATGATTGGTCTGGCTTTCGGCAAGCGCGTCGCCTGGGAAGCTCAGGTCCGTGTCGGCGGCGGGCTGGCCTGGTCCGACGCCCTTCGTGGTCTCTGGCCGCAAACCCTTGCAGGGATCGCCATCCTGTCCGTGTTCTGGTGGAAGATGCCGTCTGTTCTTCCCTGGGCCGCGCCGATCTTCGTCGCCTTCCTCTGCGCCATCCCCTTTGCCGTCGTCACGGCCCTGCCGTCACTCGGCCGGGCCTCACAACGCGCCGGACTTTGCCGTATCCCTGAAGAATCCGTCGTTCCGGCAGCACCGCTGTCTCCGGTTGTCGACACCCGCCTGTCGATGATCAAACAGGAAAGCTGA
- a CDS encoding OpgC domain-containing protein — MSQSKVTAIGIPPRKRDVRLDFFRGIAMLIIFMAHLPENRWQNFIPANFGPSDATEMFVFCSGFASALAFGSLYKTHGFLMGTSRIGLRCFQVYWAHLAMFITIATVVIIGTNVMAGLVADPKNYIIALNLMPFMDDPVNGLVGLMTLTYVPNYFDILPMYLVLLAMIPVVMLLSRVHNLLPIAAIALLWLANQIFDPQLPAEWWSDRTWFFDPFAWALIFFTGFSISIGWLKTPQANRILFWTAVIFVTLLIPVSHWQTAQNYEWMREFRVIFWSGFDKTEFGYLRYLHFLALAYICVTLLKGREDMLHHPALKPVIKVGQQALATFISSMILAQIGGMVLDYLGRSPLTYAFVNLSGFALLIGIAYMMAFFKKQPWRKPAPPGTETAKAAPPATSYPLQGDRRASA; from the coding sequence ATGAGCCAGTCGAAGGTAACAGCAATCGGTATACCTCCCCGCAAGCGGGATGTACGTCTCGATTTTTTCCGGGGCATTGCCATGCTGATTATCTTCATGGCCCATTTACCCGAAAACCGCTGGCAGAACTTCATACCCGCCAATTTCGGTCCATCCGATGCGACGGAAATGTTCGTCTTCTGCTCAGGCTTTGCCTCTGCCCTGGCCTTTGGCTCGCTTTACAAAACCCATGGTTTCCTGATGGGCACATCGCGGATCGGACTGCGCTGCTTTCAGGTCTACTGGGCGCATCTGGCCATGTTCATCACCATCGCAACGGTTGTCATCATCGGCACCAACGTGATGGCCGGGCTGGTTGCCGACCCGAAGAATTATATCATCGCCCTCAACCTGATGCCGTTCATGGACGATCCGGTCAACGGCCTGGTCGGACTGATGACACTGACCTATGTCCCGAATTACTTCGATATTCTGCCCATGTATCTGGTCCTGCTGGCCATGATACCGGTGGTCATGCTGCTCAGCCGGGTCCACAACCTGCTGCCAATTGCCGCCATTGCCCTGCTCTGGCTGGCCAATCAGATATTTGACCCGCAGCTTCCCGCGGAATGGTGGTCCGACCGGACATGGTTCTTTGATCCCTTTGCCTGGGCGCTGATCTTCTTTACCGGATTCAGCATCTCCATCGGCTGGCTGAAAACTCCGCAAGCAAACCGCATTCTGTTCTGGACCGCCGTCATTTTCGTGACACTGCTGATCCCGGTCAGTCACTGGCAGACCGCACAGAACTATGAATGGATGCGGGAATTCCGGGTCATCTTCTGGTCCGGCTTCGACAAGACAGAGTTCGGCTATCTCCGCTACCTGCATTTCCTCGCACTGGCCTATATCTGCGTCACCCTGCTGAAGGGGCGCGAGGATATGCTGCACCACCCCGCCCTGAAGCCGGTCATCAAGGTCGGTCAGCAGGCGCTGGCGACCTTCATCAGTTCGATGATTCTGGCGCAGATCGGTGGCATGGTGCTGGATTATCTCGGCCGCTCACCGCTGACCTATGCCTTCGTCAATCTCAGCGGTTTTGCCCTGCTGATCGGCATCGCCTACATGATGGCCTTCTTCAAGAAGCAGCCCTGGCGCAAACCGGCCCCCCCGGGCACCGAGACCGCAAAGGCCGCCCCGCCCGCCACCAGTTATCCCCTTCAGGGCGACCGCCGCGCCTCTGCCTGA
- a CDS encoding LysR family transcriptional regulator, with product MSITLLRTLVAIAERGSFQAAADQVCVSPAAVSQQMRTLEDLVQAELFDRSRRTPQLTRQGLSIIPKARDILHAYDEMIGSLRPGGELVGDLTIGAVSSSISNLVPRSIKELMQVYPAVHIKVVPDQSHELLLQIDRGDLDAAIMSEPDRLRSHLKWQPIARETMMLICARDVAGDDVVSLLRDRPYIRMSRQAWVSELADDLLQELKLDIRDAMELDTLESVSRMVAHDLGVAIIPLPCLPDESTAGLRFLPVGNPPRDRVMGILSRQDSPKFKLIDRLWEAAMTAASE from the coding sequence ATGTCGATTACCCTGTTGCGGACTCTCGTCGCGATTGCCGAACGCGGCAGCTTTCAGGCTGCGGCGGATCAGGTTTGTGTGTCTCCGGCGGCGGTCAGCCAGCAAATGCGCACGCTTGAGGATCTGGTGCAGGCAGAGCTGTTTGACCGCAGCAGACGCACCCCGCAACTGACCCGTCAGGGCCTGTCGATCATTCCGAAAGCCCGCGATATCCTGCATGCCTATGACGAGATGATCGGCTCCCTGCGACCGGGCGGAGAACTGGTCGGTGACCTGACCATCGGGGCCGTCTCGTCGTCGATCTCCAATCTGGTGCCGCGTTCGATCAAGGAACTGATGCAGGTCTATCCGGCAGTCCATATCAAGGTGGTGCCGGACCAGTCGCACGAACTGTTGCTGCAGATCGACCGGGGTGACCTTGATGCGGCGATCATGAGTGAACCGGACCGGTTGCGAAGCCATCTGAAATGGCAACCGATCGCCCGCGAGACAATGATGCTGATCTGTGCCCGTGACGTGGCCGGGGATGACGTGGTCAGCCTGCTGCGTGACCGGCCCTATATCCGGATGTCACGACAGGCCTGGGTCAGCGAACTGGCTGACGATCTGTTGCAGGAACTGAAATTGGATATCCGTGATGCGATGGAACTGGACACGCTGGAATCGGTTTCCCGGATGGTTGCCCATGACCTCGGCGTAGCGATCATCCCGCTGCCCTGCCTGCCGGACGAGTCGACAGCAGGCCTGCGTTTCCTGCCGGTCGGCAATCCGCCCCGTGACCGTGTCATGGGCATCCTGTCACGACAGGACAGCCCGAAGTTCAAGCTGATCGACCGCCTGTGGGAAGCCGCCATGACGGCGGCCAGTGAATAG
- a CDS encoding phosphodiesterase, translated as MKPVRIFQFSDCHIVEENSLAYDVVDTSAYLDRAVSYANSLMEDVGPVDAVVVTGDLTDHGRVAQYERLRGMLDRLVVPYYLLPGNHDRRDNMRQVFPDHGYLQGGSDEINYSLSIDDLTLLCIDSSVPGASHGELTTTTTDWLASQISNLGSRPVMVAFHHPPFDSGVGHMDRQRLRDPSRLFEILGGHQGPHQMICGHVHRFITSQTPAGPAVIAPGTSHAVALDHREDGASAFRMEPGAFLMHSFDDRSGFAGFTSEYVPVGPFDGPYLFYPDRR; from the coding sequence ATGAAACCGGTGAGGATCTTCCAGTTCTCCGATTGTCACATCGTTGAAGAGAACAGTCTGGCTTATGATGTCGTTGACACATCCGCCTATCTCGACCGTGCTGTCAGCTATGCGAACAGTCTGATGGAGGATGTCGGCCCGGTTGATGCGGTCGTGGTGACCGGTGATCTGACCGATCATGGCCGCGTTGCGCAATATGAACGGCTTCGCGGCATGCTCGACCGTCTCGTCGTGCCCTATTACCTGTTGCCGGGCAATCATGACCGGCGCGATAACATGCGGCAGGTCTTCCCGGATCATGGCTATCTGCAGGGCGGGTCTGACGAAATCAATTACAGCCTGTCGATTGATGATCTGACCCTGCTTTGCATCGACAGCTCGGTTCCCGGTGCATCGCATGGCGAACTGACGACAACCACAACAGACTGGCTTGCCAGCCAGATCAGCAATCTGGGTTCCCGGCCGGTCATGGTCGCGTTTCATCACCCGCCATTCGATTCCGGTGTCGGTCATATGGACCGCCAGCGTTTACGTGATCCGTCCCGGCTGTTTGAAATTCTGGGCGGGCATCAGGGGCCGCATCAGATGATCTGCGGCCATGTGCATCGTTTCATCACCAGTCAGACCCCGGCTGGTCCGGCAGTCATCGCCCCCGGCACCTCGCATGCGGTCGCCCTTGATCATCGTGAGGACGGGGCTTCAGCCTTCCGGATGGAACCGGGGGCGTTTCTGATGCACAGCTTTGATGACCGCTCCGGTTTCGCCGGATTCACGTCGGAATATGTGCCTGTCGGTCCCTTCGACGGGCCATATCTGTTTTATCCGGACCGGCGATAA